The Phaenicophaeus curvirostris isolate KB17595 chromosome 23, BPBGC_Pcur_1.0, whole genome shotgun sequence genome includes the window TCTCCGCCTGCAAGACAGATAGAGGAACTGGAGAAGCATTTCCCACCACATGCAACAGGATTCCATCTGCCAGAACACTTCAGAGTGTCCTCGCCGTTCTTCACCTGCAGATACGCATCAGCTATTCCTGATCTCACAAGGCCACTAAAGTTTAAAGCAGCAACGCAAATGACCCTTTTCATAGCAGCCATGTCCCCAAAACATTTCACAAATCTCCTGGTAAGTTACTGTAGCTGATGGAAATCTGCCTCGTTAGAGACCATGGCAAGGCAACCTCCAGTGAGCAGACTATTTCATATCCACTTAGCAGGTCCTCTACCTCGCAGAGCAGCACCTTCCACAAGGACTACACGTGGAAGGCTGCTGAGAACAAAGCCCCCGTGAAGCAGTTGGAGGTAAACAAAAACTAGGAGAACGGTCTTGTCAAAGATTCCTCAAGCAACACAACCACTCTAACAGCCAGGTGTTTAGGGACAGTGAACATTCCCTGTTCAGCATCATCTCCTTCCACAGAAGGATGTTTGCAAACATTTAATTCTTTAAGACAATAATTGAACAGAAACATCAATTTCATCGTTGGTTTTCACACACATTGTTTTCACTCaaacacagaagggaaaaatgtgCTTCTGCACGAGtacttgctatttttttaaattgtgacaAACACACAACAGCTCTGAGTATTTGCAAGCCATTGTTTTTCCCAAACCTTAAATGGTTTCTTCACCACCCCCTGGCAATCTAGGCAGTGCTGCACAGCTGAGAGCTGCAGATAAAACCAGGAACGCAGATCCAGGCAGTTCAACACCTCCTGCCACCGCCTGCCCCTTCCCAAACAACTCACCATTTGCCAGACTTGCATGATATTGTCTTCTGATACAGAACAAATTACCCAGGGTTCATTTGGATTCCAGGAGAAATCAGATATCTTTGCAGTGTGACCACCGTGAATAAACTAGAATTGGGGGAAACAAGAAGGGGAATGTTTTCAACTCTACCTCAGAGATTGACAATAGGTCATAACAATcgatgagattaaaaaaaacttacCAGCAGCTCTGGGGGTCCGTCCTCAGCATCCTCTGGGGATTGCTCCTCTccaattttactgtaaaaagagggaggagaaaCGAAAAGGTGAGAAGGTTGGTTGGTTGTTGAAGTGTGATGCAGTCCATCAATCATATTCCACCAGGACAACACGACTAATTCGGGATTTACCTCAAGTCCCAGACGTTGAGGCGGCGGTCGGTGCCGCTGGAGGCCAATATGGTTTCGTTATGGGGAGACCATTGAACCTGCAGACAAGGAGGAATTCAAAAAGGTGAAACGTGACAGACACACACAGCAAACACCACTGTGGCTTGTATCATGAAAGCTCTAGAATCCAAATTGATATTAACTTGAAATACAAATACACCCAATAATAATGCTCTAACAGAGGAGATGGATTTCTGAACACCCATACACCAGTGAAGAGTCCGAGCACCAAAAAGGTGCCACACAACCTTTCCTCCAACAAAGGCCACGTATTGTGAAGTGCAAACGGCTCTCAAGGGTATTGGCTGCTCCTACCTTAGCAAGGACTGCACAGATAGAAGCTGTGGAGCCTTTAAGTGGCAGGTAGTGCCAGGTTTACACGTGGAAAGAAATCACCGTAATGAAGCATAACTGTCCTAAAGTTCCCATTTACTGCTTCTGCTGGAGATAAATCTCCCCAAACATACCCCTTAATAGGATCACAGGATCAGAAAGAACACATGATACCACACACTAACCTGACATTCCGGGATTCCATGCGTAAGTTTATTTGGAGGTAACACAACAACCCTTCTACGAAAAATCTctgcatgtttttcttccaagtaaGGCGTGAGATGGAGACAGAAATACTGTCTCCACTAAGCACATGCTACCCATGATGTTAACATTCTATATTTGCACCAGCAAAACTAGCAATTGTTCGTTGTCACAGATGTTCTGGTGACCCCCATTAACAGGTACTGGCTAAACCCTTCCTACAGGTCCAGGCCAAGGAGATGAAAGCACTGCAGCCATTTCACTGCACCTCCCTGCTTCAATCTGCTGCTATGAATAATTGACGCTGACTGTGCTGCTAGCGTTTCACCCCTGTGCTGCGGTTAAGGATCTCTAACAGTTCCTTGTTACGTTCCATCCCTGGCTGTCTGGGCACTCCTATCTTTACTGGAGCCCTGCCCACAGagagctctgccccacagcagtAAGACAGGAAGTTAtaagcagaggagagaaaatacaggattttttAAGTGCAAGTGCGTTTAATAAAAACGCAGAGCATAAAagaatgttttgtattttttccagacAGCAGAGTAGAACTAAGTGCACATGTATAacaaataaagatattttgttaTACCTGAAATATCTCATCTTTATGTGATTCGAAAGAGTGCAACTTCAGTTTCAGGTTCCTCAAGTCCCACAGAGCGACAGtctagtgaaaaaaacaaaacacgtGTTTTGTTGAAGTAACCAACATCCACATTTACACATCAGAACTGAACCACTGTGTTCGAAGCGCAAGGCAGACGCACCTTATCAGCTGAGCCTGTCGCCAGGATAAACTCACTATAGGGATTGAAAGAGAGACAGTTGACTTCAGCCGTGTGAGCGTCCACGGAATGGCTAGGCTTGGAGGTGTTGTTTGACCGAGTATCCCAGCTGTAAAGGGGAAAAGATGAAATTGAAACAAAAGTTTATGTCCCATGTTACCAAGGGACTCAGGAGCAGATGTGAAAGAGGAACAGGAGTACTAGGTTTCCAAAGACATTCCCCCACTTACATCATGAGCTTCTGGTCATCAGCAACAGATCCAAACAGAGATTCATGGAGCAGGTGCCAAGAGACATCTTCCACCACTGCTGTGTGCCCGGTGAAGATGGTCTTTGCATCCACCACTTTGCCTTCTTTCGGAACAGCACTAATATCCCATAAGCAAATGgtcttcaaagaaataaaaatttaaacaatTGCATCTTTAACAGAGAGTCCTTTGCCTCCACCCCCTCTAAGCCCCATGTCTGACCTCTGCCAAGGGACAGAGCGCAGACTGCACCCGGCTGTGTTTGAAGTACTCACATGATCATCAGAAGCACTAAGCAAATGCCCACTCAGGTTAGGGTTCCAGGACAGCCCATAACCCTCCTTCTGGTGCCCACGCAGACGCAGGTCAGGGTTACACTCTCCAGATGGGTCTGTAAAGAGGCAGCAGAAGAACTCCAATGCCTGCTACCATTCCCAGTACATCCTGGAGCACCTGGCATCACATTTTACCATGTTCTGCTAAGCTTTGCTTTGACATTCCCGACAGGATCCCTCTCTACCCTTCGGAGCCTTCTCCGCAGCTGAAGAATCACCTCATTAAAACAGAATGCACCAAGACAACAGAGTGTGGTTTGTCTTCTCAGCTTCACAAAAGCGCGCTGCGGTTCTTTCCAAGCTGCTATTTGTTTTGGCTAGACAGCCTAGCAGTGGCCCACTCTAAATTGCTGCTGTAGTACCTGCAGcgtttctctttctctcatcaTCTCCAACTGTACTTTGAAAGCAAGACAGGCATTTCTGATCCTCCCGCTAGCAGCAGATCTAGTTACTCTTGACCAGTTGATGGGTAAACGACTGTTACTACCCTTAAAGGATATCAAGATAACAGTTCAGCTACCCAACAAATCATACAGCTCCCAAAGAGAGATCCTTCCACCAACCCAGACTCCAACACACAGTTATGAAACCAGCaaaaggaaaacccataccttgcTGTTGATACATAGTGGATACTATGCTTAGGCTCCCTGCAAAATAACCttttaaactaaatatttaCTTTCCCTTAAATCACACACAATGTGCACCCACACAACTTTTCAACCTCTTTTCTTAAGGATGGGCTGGCTGATTTCTGAAGCACAGACACAAGGAAGAAGCAAACACCTGGTTTGGAGGGGTGTTTGGTGTAATCAAAGACAAGGACATCGCTGGATGGAGTCTTCGTAGCGATGATGCACGGGTTCTGTGGCATGTAACGCGCTCGGTTCACTTCTCCCTCGTGGTTTATCTTGATTTCAATTTCAATTTTTCCACTAACTGATCCAAAGCCTCCGAACTCTGGAAATGAGAATTCAGTAGTTGTAAATAATGAGCCTGTTTCAGACCAAGACACAAAGACTCAGTCACCAGTACTGCCAAGCACTTATTTTGAAACAACAGTCACAACAACAATTGTAACTAAAGAATCCAGTTTTCAAACGGCAATTGCACTTTCAAATATAACAAAAATCAGCATTGTGGAACAAAGTTCTGGTACAAACAAGATGCTGCACCGCGTTTAAGGTACAGGACTGTGCTGTAACCACTAACCACCTTGGCTTTGTACGTACAGTCACAGTAACTAGGTGTCTCACAGCACCGCTCCAGCAAGAGGAGagagtttgtttggtttggttttaaattggagcAGTATACCTTTGAGAAATACTAAAATAGAATAGAAACAAAGTATTTACTAGACAACACTGTGCTCATGAAGAGCTCTCAGAAGCCCAAAGACCAAAATACTAATTGCACAATCCCAGCTTCCAGCAAAAGTAAGAGCAAACATTGGATCATTAAGGATTTTCATCAGGCAGAAAGACTGATTCAACCAAGTGAAAATGAGCAACATCTGACTGGTAGCAATGGCAACAGCCAACAAAGATCACAGAAAGCATTGCATCCGAGTCTgatacacttaaaaaaatacaatcatCTTGTTATCCAGGAGGGGTTGGTGCAATGATCAGGTGACAGAATTCAGACAAGAGAAGAACATTTGAAATGTTACACtgctctgaaataaaatattcttcaatATGAGTGACTTTGTCACCGGAAGAGTTTATGTAACGCAAAAGCAATAACGAAATCACCAATAAGCAGTGCTCCATGGTATTCAGTGTCAATTCCTAATGACAAATAGAGAGAGGTGAGGCTCCCCCGACTTCTGCAATAAGCCTGCCATCTTCTTTTTTCATCATTAAGACGCTACCTAAATCCAAAAACACAGTACTCGTGTGTTAGGTATGGGTACCACTTAGAAACAAATTGATTAATTGATGAGTAATATCTGAgctttaaggaaaaacaaatgttcttttaagaaaggaaagaaaaaatatttgaaactcTCCAGCTCCACATCTCTGGTCCCTCACCTCCCTTCTCGCTGTCATAGTGCGACGCATCGAACTGTGCATCGTCGTTGGGCAGCTGCACGCTGGCAATCACAAGGTGATTTTGCTCATCTGAAGTGTGGGTGCCCAGGACCAACCGGTGAATGctgaaatctttgccctcagGCCTGCAAGGGAACAGTTACAGGAGAAACAAAAGGTTTACACAATACTAAGCCAGGACAGCTTCCAACACTAACAACTTCCCAAAGTCATTGTTACTCTCCTGCTCCAACACTCGTTTCTTTAAGGTCTCAAGCTAAAATTCTCACAGCACAACACTCCAACAGACCCTCATTCCATGCCTTCCTTTAAGAGGCCCTACCAGCCACTCCCAAGTACCACTCCGAGGGGCACGAACATTCCCTGCAAGCAAAACACTGCTGTGGAAACCTGGGACAAATTGGTGGCTATGCAGAAATTATCTCTAGGTCTACTTTTGAGTAGCTTTCTGCTTATTAAAGGGGAAGGTGaagcaggaagaagaaatacacagaaatcaCATGTGTGAAGGTATCTTCTCAGTAATAGAAGACACCTGCCCAAATTAAAAATGCCTGCCCTGATCATCTCCCTAGCATTCATAGCCCTCAGCTTGCTGTCGAAAAGGCAAGGATACAAAAAGTGAAGAAAGGAATCATGTACTATGGTGCTTTAACAAAAAATGACCCTTGAGTTACCatttattctgctttaaaacaGAAGGAGAAGGGTCCGTTTACCTGGTCACATCTGGAAGCCACTGAGCAGTCAGGCTGGGCCACTCCAGTGCATGTGTCATCACCAGGTCATACAAGAAGGGGGTGTTCTTCTTCCATATCTTATACTCCTCGTTAATCACACGCTCTTCCACTGCATCATCGAAGGCTGCtgaaggttttatttaaaaaacacacacatgATTAGCCTTTATGAGCATATTTACAACATGCACAACACAGAGTGGGCGCCTGAACcaaaagccaactgtatccccTCAGTCTGCTGACGCCTCTCTGGGGAGGAGGTGTGATGATTACAAACCCTGTTGCATGCGCTAACCCTTGTTTCTGGACATAGGGCTCAGAATTAACAATAACTGAGTCAAATTTTACTACCCTAACAGAAGCAGCACAATTAAACCAGGAAGCTTGCTGTCACAGATACCATGGAGGTGGATGTCAGAGACAGATTTTTTGCTACTCAAATGGTTTGCCTTAAgtcatttgttttcaaattttagAGAGACCCAGGGTCTTACCCCGGTGACCCCTGCACTGTTCAGGCTGGGTCAGGACACCCGCATACCGGGCTGTCTGGGTGTGTGAAGGCGAGTGGCCCCGCAAGCGCTGTCACACACTGGGTGTAGCTGGAACTACCAGCTCCCAAATCCAGTTTCCCAAGGCTGTTGCCTTGTTCCTCTCACGCACTTTCCTACCCCAactgctgcagcctctgctccaCAGGGAAAGCAGGCACAGCTGGGCCCTGGGGGCAGCAGGCGGCACAGGGCTGCAGAGCGGGGACCCCACTTTGTCTGCTCACATCCTGCAACGGGCACAACGCTCCTGCTGTGCTCCTAGAGCTCATGGAGTCCTGTAAACCAGGCACACA containing:
- the RBBP4 gene encoding histone-binding protein RBBP4 isoform X2; its protein translation is MADKEAFDDAVEERVINEEYKIWKKNTPFLYDLVMTHALEWPSLTAQWLPDVTRPEGKDFSIHRLVLGTHTSDEQNHLVIASVQLPNDDAQFDASHYDSEKGEFGGFGSVSGKIEIEIKINHEGEVNRARYMPQNPCIIATKTPSSDVLVFDYTKHPSKPDPSGECNPDLRLRGHQKEGYGLSWNPNLSGHLLSASDDHTICLWDISAVPKEGKVVDAKTIFTGHTAVVEDVSWHLLHESLFGSVADDQKLMIWDTRSNNTSKPSHSVDAHTAEVNCLSFNPYSEFILATGSADKTVALWDLRNLKLKLHSFESHKDEIFQVQWSPHNETILASSGTDRRLNVWDLSKIGEEQSPEDAEDGPPELLFIHGGHTAKISDFSWNPNEPWVICSVSEDNIMQVWQMAENIYNDEDPEGSVDPEGQGS
- the RBBP4 gene encoding histone-binding protein RBBP4 isoform X1: MADKEAAFDDAVEERVINEEYKIWKKNTPFLYDLVMTHALEWPSLTAQWLPDVTRPEGKDFSIHRLVLGTHTSDEQNHLVIASVQLPNDDAQFDASHYDSEKGEFGGFGSVSGKIEIEIKINHEGEVNRARYMPQNPCIIATKTPSSDVLVFDYTKHPSKPDPSGECNPDLRLRGHQKEGYGLSWNPNLSGHLLSASDDHTICLWDISAVPKEGKVVDAKTIFTGHTAVVEDVSWHLLHESLFGSVADDQKLMIWDTRSNNTSKPSHSVDAHTAEVNCLSFNPYSEFILATGSADKTVALWDLRNLKLKLHSFESHKDEIFQVQWSPHNETILASSGTDRRLNVWDLSKIGEEQSPEDAEDGPPELLFIHGGHTAKISDFSWNPNEPWVICSVSEDNIMQVWQMAENIYNDEDPEGSVDPEGQGS